From the genome of Malus sylvestris chromosome 6, drMalSylv7.2, whole genome shotgun sequence, one region includes:
- the LOC126626357 gene encoding calvin cycle protein CP12-3, chloroplastic, protein MACVPSGVGTGRGYLTKMKDLSATASVSLRSLDLGGGRGRRRMRGVMVAMAVQGRFKGTQMREKQLTEMIEKKVVEATEVCEGDPKTDECKVAWDEVEEVSQAKADLRLKLEKHKDPLESFCQENPETDECRIYED, encoded by the coding sequence ATGGCGTGTGTACCGTCAGGAGTGGGAACAGGAAGAGGATACTTGACGAAGATGAAGGATTTATCAGCGACGGCATCTGTGAGTTTGAGATCATTGGATTTAGGAGGAGGTagggggaggaggaggatgagagGCGTGATGGTGGCGATGGCGGTGCAGGGTAGGTTCAAAGGGACGCAGATGAGGGAGAAGCAGCTGACGGAGATGATTGAGAAGAAGGTGGTGGAAGCAACGGAGGTCTGCGAGGGAGATCCGAAGACGGACGAGTGCAAGGTGGCGTGGGACGAGGTGGAGGAGGTGAGCCAAGCCAAGGCCGATCTAAGGCTCAAACTGGAAAAGCACAAAGATCCCCTCGAGTCATTTTGTCAGGAGAATCCGGAGACGGACGAGTGCCGAATCTACGAGGATTAA